The stretch of DNA CATGATAATCCCTGCTCATTTCTTGCCAAAAACCGTACAGTTTATTTGAACAAAAAGTTCGTGCTAGGATAGTAGGTTTCATTGCAAGATTAGTTCTCTCCTATAGAAATTAAATATAGAACAAATGAATGAAAAAATCAACTATTGTGGTATTGATGTATCAAATGAAACGTTAGATCTTTATTTTAAAAATAAGGAAGGAATAGAACAACATTTACAAGTTTCCAATACGTTAACTGGATTTAGAAAACTTCTAAAAGAAGCAGGAAATAATACACATTTCGTAATGGAAGCAACAGGAGTTTATCATTTGAATTTAATATTCTTTTTGAATGAAAAAAATGTTGTTTTAGTGTTGTAAATGCGCTTCAAATCAAGCGTTATATTCAGATGCATTTAGAACGTAATAAATCGGATAAAAAAGATGCGAAAAGGATTTATGAATATGGCTGTGATCGTGAACCAGAAAAATACACAATGCCCGATTCATCGTACTTTGAATGTCGCTCGTTAAATAATTCGATCCATGATTTAACCAAGGAAATCACAAAATTTAGTAATCAAATTCATAGTCTAAAGAAGTGTCCATTTAATGCAAAAAAGATAGAAAAAAGCTTCCTTAAGATCATCAAATTATTAAAAGAAGAGAAGTCGAAATTAGAGCTTGAATTGCATACCAAATTGGTAGAATGGGATGAAGAAACACTCCACTTAATAAGCAGTGTGAAAGGAATAGGAAAGCGATCAGCAGCAGAATTAATGGTTTATACGCAAAGTTTTAAAGACATGGAATCGTATAAACAATTAATCTCTTATGCAGGATTAAGTCCGACCGAATATCGAAG from Faecalibacter sp. LW9 encodes:
- a CDS encoding IS110 family transposase, whose protein sequence is MNEKINYCGIDVSNETLDLYFKNKEGIEQHLQVSNTLTGFRKLLKEAGNNTHFVMEATGVYHLNLIFFLNEKNVVLVL
- a CDS encoding transposase; the protein is MHLERNKSDKKDAKRIYEYGCDREPEKYTMPDSSYFECRSLNNSIHDLTKEITKFSNQIHSLKKCPFNAKKIEKSFLKIIKLLKEEKSKLELELHTKLVEWDEETLHLISSVKGIGKRSAAELMVYTQSFKDMESYKQLISYAGLSPTEYRSGSSIRGRVRICKQGGKQLRNMLYMCALNAKKSNGYCRALYDRLVEKGKNKKAALIAVCNKLLKLVFGVVKNKTFYHENFVVKID